The genome window TGTGGTCTTTGGCATCCGTGGGCTCGAGGGTAGCGGCCTGCTCAAGTCTGGCACAATATGCAGCCAACTCGAGGGATCTGTCAACCTTGCTGGTATAGCAAACCTGCACGGCAAACCCATCGTCCGTGTTGCTCTTGAGCCGGAGAATCCATCCGACTTGGACAAGATGATCAAGGGTCTCCAACTGCTTGTGCAGAGTGACCCTTGCGCCGAGTATGAACAATTTTCTACCGGTGAGCACGTCTTGTTGACTGCCGGTGAACTGCACCTGGAACGCTGCTTGACCGATCTCAGGGAACGCTTTGCCCGCTGCGAGATCCAGGCCAGTGCCCCTATCGTGCCCTACCGTGAGACAATCGTCCGCGCAGAGGAGATGCGTCCTCCAGTCAACAAGGATCTCGGTCGTGGTGTGGTCGTTGGTGTTACCAGCTCCAAGCAAGTCACCATCACTCTTCGCGTGAGGCCACTTCCAGCGGAGTTCACCGACTTCCTAGGCAAGAATGCCGCCAGTATCAAGACTCTTTACTCAGGCCAGAAGAATGGTGACGATGAAGGCTCCGTAGCCCAAGATGATTCGTCCGAAGCAGATGCCGTAGAGGACAACGACCTCACTATCACCAAGGCTCTTACCGCAGAGGAGCTGTCCAAGGAACTTCAATCCACCCTTGACAAGAGCGAAAAGGCCCGCGACGCCTCCATCTGGAAGGACGCCGTGGACCGCATCATCTCTTTCGGCCCCAGGCGCACAGGCCCGAACATTCTCATCGACGCAACCAAAGACCAGTTCTTCCCCAAGGCCTTTGCCGCCGACAAGGAGGCTGTTGCCAGGGCCGTCAAGATTTCTGGTGATGAATCCCTCGACGCCCGCCACTTCAGCGACAAGATCGCCTACGCCTTTCAGCTCGCCACCCATCACGGACCCCTCTGCCACGAGCCAGTCCAGGGCATTGCTGTGTTCATTGAGGATGTCTCTGTCAACATTGAGGGCAACGTGACCGCTCGTGACCACATCAACCGTCTCACTGGCGAAGTGATCAAGACTGTACAACAATCCATTCACAAGGGCTTCCTGGATTGGTCACCCCGTCTAATGCTGGCCATGTATTCTGTTGAGATCCAAGCAGGCAGTATGttttccctcctctccctctcccccctttaACTTGGTATACTAACCTCCCTTTCCTTCAGCCGAAGTCCTAGGCCGCGTCTACGACGTCCTCACCCGCCGTCGCGGCAAGGTCCAGTCCGAAGCCATGAACGAAGGCAcgcccttcttcaccatcgtCGCCACCTTGCCCGTTGCGGAATCTTTCGGTTTCGCGGATGACATGCGCAAGCGCACATCTGGTGCTGCCCAGCCTCAGCTTATTTTCACTGGCTTTGAGATTCTGGACGAGGACCCGTTCTGGGTGCCGTTTACAGAGGATGATCTGGAGGATCTGGGCGAGTTTGGTGACAAGGAGATCGTGGCGAAGAGGTATATGgatggggtgaggaggaggaaggggttgttggtggaggggcggAATGTGGCTACTGATGCTTCGAAGCAGAGGACTCTGAAGAGGTAAAGGTGATAGAATAGTGGTAGAAGACACAAGATTGGTGAGCAAAAAGAGACAATATTGTGCCCCAAATGCCGTGGCCATCTCTTCTCAAGCCGGAAACAAGGCCAAAGTATCATAGGTTCATTTCATCTATTACCATATTATTAATAATGCTAAATATTCCGCTCTGTCACGCActgcccttcctcctcccattgCCCCTTGCTTTCCTCCCATGCAAACATGAAAAAGCGAATGTACAAGTCCAACCTTTTGACCAGACCAGACCCAagcagccagccagcagcagcagcagcagcacagcGCCCCAACCCCATTGCTTGCTAAAAACCCCAAAATGGTACAAAAGAACGAACGACATATATATACCTGGCATAATTTGTTTACGCATCCGCCtaccaaccacccaccccccaaccccaaccccgaccACTCTATACCATAAACCCTGCTTGGTTTTCCATGATCCATCCCTTCCAGTCGTCATGCCCATTTCATCCATCATTTGCTGGCTTGATTCTtctcaaaagaaaaaaaagagacaagACAAAGATCATTAAAAGATGTAAAAACCCACTCCCTTTACTTTCCCATCCCCTCTCGAATCGAACAAAAACCACCCTTCTCACTCCCCCTcacttcttcttcccgttctgctgctccccctcatctccactcccctcatcctcactccTATCATCACTCGCCTCCCGATCCCTCACAAACCTATACGCAATCCTCACAATgaaaaacaaccaaaacagATTCAGCGCCTGCAAGCTCCCCAGCAAACCTCCCGTGATCCAAAATGCCAAGTCACACTTGTAgctgcccccctcccagtcCATGACATACGGCCCGACAGTCTTGAACTCATTAAACAAGCTAACCAAGATCTTCAAGTTCAAAAAATGCCTCAGGTAGATCCAAGAGCACATAAACAGGAAATAGTACGGTCCCGTGATCGGATGGTCGACATAATTCAGCGATTTGGAAGTGGCGAGGAAAAAGTCCGAAATGTCGTGCGTGATGTACACCGCAAGCCCCATATACGTAAAGTGAAACCTGTAGCTCAGACCGATGAGCGCAAGCGAGACGATATGGTGGCCGACTAGCTCCTTAAAGTCCTTTCGTGGCTTCTCCATCCCAAGCAACAATACAATCGCCTGCTGGGCCCAGTATGCCGCCTGGAAGAGATAATAAAATTTAAACGCCCCGTCGTGGGTCTTGTGCGGGTAACCTTCGTACATCCCCACGACATCAAAGTACCAGATTGGCGTCCTCGACATGACCCACATGCCACACGGGCCCATGATGCCAAAGTAGAGCGCCGTGTACATCTGCTCCATGTATCTCGCCTGCTTCCCCCTCGACTTGAGCCCGACCCAGCGGGAGAGCGGCCGGAGGACCTCCTGCATGATGAACTCGCGCGTGAAGGAGAGGACGACGGTGTAAAAGGTCACAAAGGCGATGTCCCAGAGCCCCTTGCCGTACTGGACGTGGGTCGCCCCCGGGGTTTCCGACAGGGGGAGTCTGTACGACAGGAACAAaaagtgggagagggggttggaggaggtaggGTTGATTGCGTAGCCGAGGAGAAAGCAAGACAACAGGAACAAGGGGAGGACCCAAGTGTGTTTTACGCATGTGTGCTTGActcggcggaggagggtgcgGGCTTTGCGGCGTTTGGAGGTGCGttttgttgatgggggggaggggggttccTGAATGGGAACAGACACACTGTGAGTTAGttttggtgtggtggtgtttacTTTCGAAGCGGTCAGGAGAGAGCgagcgaaaagaaaacacataCCTTGGAGTGGGCTCCCTGGATGTGCGCAATGCTCGTAGCAAGCGACGGCGAGCCGGTGTCGCCCACTTTCAAGTCATCTCCCAAGATGCTCGCCTTTCTCGTCCTCCTTCGCGTCGCCGTCGCgctctcggtggtggtggtggtgccgggcAGAGGCGGGAAGGGCTCTGATCCCGTCGCCATCTTTGGTGATTTTAGGTAAGGAAAGCTGTTCAGTTCTGTGTCATAGGGCGCCACAACGCGGCCGTTTTAAATGTTCGTTCGTTCGCCGGTTTGTGTCTCGGGTTGggcaaggaagaagaaaaaaaaggtttgGAATTGTCGGAGTCGGAGGCAAACAGTTCTCGAGCCAGCTAGCACAGCGCGCGGACTTGATTTCCGAGGGACTGGATGAGACGGGGGTTCAAAAACTGCAGGGTTCCcgcagaaaaaaaaggcttcGATTAGGTAATGGATCCCTGCTTGTGCCTGCTGACACTTCCAGACGCCGCCTCTAAGAAAAGTGGTTGCAGGTAGGTATGCGTGTAGGGACTGGCACTGACTGTAGAGACCCAAATCCCCTTTGTTGATTGTTGACCTCAAGGATAAACAAAGTGGTCAAATCAGTTCAAAACGCCGTGTCGCACAGCACGAACGAACTGATGGTGTTAAAAGTACACTGTGCAGTCGACGGGTCCGCGTTTTGAGAAACGGCCAATCGACGACGGACAACAACTGAACCCCTGATTTTAGGGGAACGAGACCCACAGGTCAAGTGCGAGCCCCTTTTTCTGGAAGCCAGCTGCCGTTTTCAACCGAGTCTTTGGATACAGTGCTGACTGCTGTGTCAACAACCAAAAGTGTTATGAGAATCTAGAGCGTAGTAAGATCGTGCAACACAAGCTGACAGACCAGACACATGGAAGCGGCATGGATGGCAGAAATAACCGTACTTGATTTTCCTTCACCAAAACCTCCCGTACAAGCTAAACGATAGATCTGACACCTTGCTGTAGCAGATCACATAACCACTGCTTTTCCCCCCGAAATAAACCACGTCCCAACTAAATAGACGAGAACGTGATTCAAGATCCAAAACACTGTCGATATATCGACATCCCATGAGACCATCACTTTTTGTGGTATCCAAAAGCCCAATGAAACAAAACCCTCCAAAAAACCCCCTTGAAAATGCTCCGTGAAATAATATGCGCGCCTGCTATGCCCATAAAAATACACAACCACAGCCAAAACAATCGCCCGGTATCTTTTTCAGGTCACGTGTATAAACCTTCATGAAGGAGCGCGGCCACCAGAATCAGGACCAGTATCTGGACCTGGTGTGGAATCAGAGTCCTGTGATGGGCCCCCTCCTTCAGGCCCTCCCAAATGTCGACCAGAGGAAGGCTCTGTAGGTCTCACCGTGTCCGCAAATGATATCTGAGTGCCACTCGGGGTAACTTGAGGCCTCGAACTTGTCAAGATCGAAGCCGAACGACCAACCAGCGTAGTAGGTGACGAATCATTGGTTCGCGATCTCAGATCTGAGACTGCACGAACTGGGGTTGTCGCTCGCTGGTATTGAAgctcctcatcttccaacAGTTGGGCGAGAGCAGCCCCTCGGCGAGGTGGTGCTGGAATGACCGTCACAGGCAGACTATCCGTGTCTGGAGCTGGCCGGAACTTCTCCCGCAACCGCTCGGCCTGATTTGCTGTGAACTCTTCAAATCGGCCGCGGATGTCCCActtcccttcctctcttggtgacttcttctcctcagaCGAGACAGCattctcctcatcactccGCCGACTTCGCTTAAAAGAGAAGCTCGGTGTGAGGGTCTGCCATCTGCTGGACCCACCTCCCTGTGGACCTTGGCCTTCATCTGCTGGTCTCCGGGGTGGTTCAGCCCGATGGGTGCTTCTACCATCGCTACTTCGGCTTGACGACGTGCTGGCTGTGCGTGATAGGGCACTTGTGTTgtgtggcggcggcggtgtggCTTGCGATGCCGAGTCTGTGTTTTGGTGGTAGCGAACTGCGTACACCGTGCTCGCAGCGCTCGCAGTGTCTGTCCGACTGATGGGTGTTGCTGTCGGCGCTGGTCTTGCTGGCCAAAGCGGTGGTTGCAAAGATCGTACTCGGTCATGATCCGATGGCTGTGGTGTCGTTTGCGTTGTTGTTTGGTCAGCTGGATCTTGATCCTTCTTTGGTCTCAGCCGAGACCTGTACTTGGCCTTCATGGCGATTACCGAGGGCCATGTATTTCCTCGCTCTCCTTGGGTGGctgcttttttctttggtggATTCTCGACGTACATCTCCTTATCCCCGCCATCACTGCCACTCCCTTTTCTTCTGCGACGAGCACGACCGTCAGAAGTCGTGACATCGAGCATCTCGTCTCCGTCAAACACCTCTCTTCCGAGAATACCGTCTCGTTTCTCTTCCCGTTCCAAAGCTTCGATTCTTTCCACCCACTCCCAGACAACCACACTAGCGGCAGCCGCTCCCACCCATCTGACGTACTCCCCCCAGCCGGTGAAGTCTGGCTTTGCTATAtccaaaataaaaaagacCACGGGAATAAGTACCGACATCAATGACAGGGCTGCCATGAGACACATGTTCTTCATCTGCGGATGATAGAAGGCATATCGCTTCTTCATCAGTGAGTAGTAAACCACCCAGGCGGCGTACAGCACCCCGAGAGCAAGCGTGAAGAGGTAGCTGAGTGCTGGGATGGCATCGGAAAAGGAGCCGGGCCGGTTCGAGCCCGTCTGGTCTGTATATCGAAAGCTGTTGAGAGATTGGAAGATGACGTCGAGCGTGATTAGCGCAAAGGCGGTCCACTTGATGATCACCTTTTCTCGCTGGCGGGGAAAGAGGCGAATGAGAGTTTGGGCTTGTGCAAGCCACAGAAACGTGTTGGAGACAATTCGGATTGCTTTTAGCTCGTTGCCacccaaaacctcctcctgcAACGCCTTCGCATTCTGAATCTGATAAATATATtgctcctcagcagcctgAAAGGTCGCAGCAGACGCAATGGTGAGTGAGATAACGACAGACAGAGCCGCCACTTTTTGGAACCACGGTCTGCCTCCAATCGTCGGCCCCGAGCCGCTGTGAGTGAATCCTCGTCGACCAAGAACAACAACTCCACCATCCAGGAAAGATCGTGGCGTGACGAATAACATGATAACAAGCATATACGCAACTACTGTCGTCGCCGCAAGCGCATAGCACTGAGGAAAGGTTGACGCATAAAAGGGATCGCGAAAGTCGGAATATGTCCATCCATCGTCGTCCGGCATTGCCCCTACATTCGGATCGAGCTCGACTGAACCACCGCCAGCGTTGGCAATGATGGCTGGTGGAGTGACTGGTGTGCATAGTGGCCGGAAAGCAGCCGAGGCTGTGAGGGTAACAACATCGCCATTTGGCATGGACAGAATACCGCCGACCGGGAGATTGAGAGCACCGCAATTGCGACCTTTGGATACTAACGGCGCGTCGGTGGGCACGGGGCCCGCGTTACCGGGAAATAGCTGCCGGGCTTCCATGACGCTGATTGAGGGCGGCCTTCCGCCTAGTTTCTGTTATTGCCCAATCTCCATGGAATTAATTCCTCGAATGAAGCAGTCGTCCTCTCGTCGCAGGAAGGCTGGGGGCGCGCAGCGACGAGTTGTCAGCAGCTCCGGGGGCGGAGAAGCCACACAACCGCGCGGGTGGCAGGTCGGGTCGTCGTCGGGTTTGGTTGTGTCGCGATGGTACTACAGGTGTCTAGGGATTGATGAGCTGACAATCAGGATGCCGTCGCGATGTTTGGCGTGGGGGAGGCGATCGCAGAGAGGGCTGGGCGCCGAGAGATGCTCGCAGTCGGGAATCGACGGGTAGGCTTGGAGAGCGGGTGAAGGCAAAAAAACGCAACGGCAGCGTTGTTGTTTGTGGAGGTTGAAACGGCGGCTGGTCGTGTCTGGCGTCAAGTCTGTCGATTTTGTCGTCGCTCTGTCGTCCTGTCTCAACGGCCGGTCTCGAAGACGTTTGAACTTTGAAAGTTTGATGGTGGAATGATTAATAGCCGGGAGTGTAGAAGGGATGGCCCTTCTCAACACTGCAAAATTGGCCTGGAGTAAAGAAGCGGAGATACCGTGCCTGGACTGGTGAGAGCGCACTGTCCTGAGGGAGGCGACACAGGGTCAGGTTGCGCTGGCAAATGAAAACTGGGGTggtcgtgatggtggtaCTGTTGCCGCTAGCATTTCAGTGTTCAGCTGCCTGTCCAAGCGAAGTGCAAGCGCCTGCCCACCTCGGCCAGTCTCACCGCTCGAGGCCTATGAAAAGAGAGGATTCGAGCTGCTGAGAAACGAAGGGACAAATCTCAGTGTGACAaattgcttgcttgcttgcttccTTTGTGTTCTCCTCACGTTGCTACCATCAACAGCAATACCGGACGTTGTAAAGTGGTCTTGATTACTTCTCGACGCTTCTCCGTCTTCCGTAGACAAAATAGGGGTGCTGTTTAATTAGCGCTTATCACTGGATGGCTATAACCAAGCGGGAAAAAAACAAGCGGCCGGGCAGCACTCGCAGCACAACACCACTCCTCCAGCGATCTGCCAGCTTTTTTCTGATCCCAGGCTCGCACTGTACGTCTTGGGTGCATCTCAACGCGCAGCGGGGATTGATTGAAAATGTGGTCTGCCCAAG of Podospora pseudopauciseta strain CBS 411.78 chromosome 7 map unlocalized CBS411.78m_7, whole genome shotgun sequence contains these proteins:
- the LAG1_2 gene encoding sphingosine N-acyltransferase lag1 (EggNog:ENOG503NWJM; COG:U), which codes for MATGSEPFPPLPGTTTTTESATATRRRTRKASILGDDLKVGDTGSPSLATSIAHIQGAHSKEPPSPPSTKRTSKRRKARTLLRRVKHTCVKHTWVLPLFLLSCFLLGYAINPTSSNPLSHFLFLSYRLPLSETPGATHVQYGKGLWDIAFVTFYTVVLSFTREFIMQEVLRPLSRWVGLKSRGKQARYMEQMYTALYFGIMGPCGMWVMSRTPIWYFDVVGMYEGYPHKTHDGAFKFYYLFQAAYWAQQAIVLLLGMEKPRKDFKELVGHHIVSLALIGLSYRFHFTYMGLAVYITHDISDFFLATSKSLNYVDHPITGPYYFLFMCSWIYLRHFLNLKILVSLFNEFKTVGPYVMDWEGGSYKCDLAFWITGGLLGSLQALNLFWLFFIVRIAYRFVRDREASDDRSEDEGSGDEGEQQNGKKK
- the RIM21 gene encoding pH-response regulator protein palH/rim21 (COG:S; EggNog:ENOG503NYQ4) — encoded protein: MEARQLFPGNAGPVPTDAPLVSKGRNCGALNLPVGGILSMPNGDVVTLTASAAFRPLCTPVTPPAIIANAGGGSVELDPNVGAMPDDDGWTYSDFRDPFYASTFPQCYALAATTVVAYMLVIMLFVTPRSFLDGGVVVLGRRGFTHSGSGPTIGGRPWFQKVAALSVVISLTIASAATFQAAEEQYIYQIQNAKALQEEVLGGNELKAIRIVSNTFLWLAQAQTLIRLFPRQREKVIIKWTAFALITLDVIFQSLNSFRYTDQTGSNRPGSFSDAIPALSYLFTLALGVLYAAWVVYYSLMKKRYAFYHPQMKNMCLMAALSLMSVLIPVVFFILDIAKPDFTGWGEYVRWVGAAAASVVVWEWVERIEALEREEKRDGILGREVFDGDEMLDVTTSDGRARRRRKGSGSDGGDKEMYVENPPKKKAATQGERGNTWPSVIAMKAKYRSRLRPKKDQDPADQTTTQTTPQPSDHDRVRSLQPPLWPARPAPTATPISRTDTASAASTVYAVRYHQNTDSASQATPPPPHNTSALSRTASTSSSRSSDGRSTHRAEPPRRPADEGQGPQGGGSSRWQTLTPSFSFKRSRRSDEENAVSSEEKKSPREEGKWDIRGRFEEFTANQAERLREKFRPAPDTDSLPVTVIPAPPRRGAALAQLLEDEELQYQRATTPVRAVSDLRSRTNDSSPTTLVGRSASILTSSRPQVTPSGTQISFADTVRPTEPSSGRHLGGPEGGGPSQDSDSTPGPDTGPDSGGRAPS